One Pseudomonadota bacterium genomic region harbors:
- a CDS encoding radical SAM protein, with translation MRFKRVLFIYPDYPDNHYGGKSSHPPVGIGYIAEYLKRTDVDTATIDLGLQLPSSIFYKRLDEFKPDLIAISLMTFRYKHHYALIKNIESYADIPIAAGGPHLTAWKLNVLEQCKEIDFGVSLEGEHTMAALCSDEALTQIKGLIYRDGGDVRFNGERDLIEDLDTLPFPEYEGIDMSSYSDTMCISSSRGCPYGCIFCQSKSILGRHFRARSAGNLLNEIVFWYEKGIRNFSFIDDNFTMDSKRVVELCELIRMNNLKHLDLSATGVRADRVDEDLLRNMKDAGFTHLSFGVESASDNILKILKKNESVKEIERSVSLANKLGFFVRLYFVVGSPYETIEDVKKSIEFAEKYGTGGCNFGSLMPLPDTKLMEWVKENGNLLMDPEYYLNEFAEFERIPYYNGPGMTLDEKRTALEITEKVRIKLENRYQRNLKIQIIKKHFKSDLKKSGIIKASIIALLRISLLNNHIHDFYNKSDLLKRYARTFAHE, from the coding sequence ATGAGATTTAAAAGAGTCCTTTTTATATATCCGGATTATCCTGACAATCACTATGGCGGAAAAAGCTCTCACCCTCCTGTCGGAATAGGTTATATTGCCGAATATCTTAAAAGAACAGATGTGGATACAGCCACCATTGACTTGGGATTGCAACTACCTTCCAGCATCTTTTACAAAAGACTCGATGAATTCAAGCCGGATTTGATCGCTATTTCATTAATGACATTCAGGTACAAACATCATTATGCGCTTATCAAAAACATCGAATCATATGCAGATATACCGATCGCGGCAGGAGGGCCTCATCTTACCGCATGGAAATTGAACGTATTGGAACAGTGCAAAGAAATCGACTTTGGGGTCTCTCTGGAGGGTGAGCACACCATGGCTGCACTATGCAGTGATGAGGCACTTACTCAAATAAAAGGTCTCATTTACAGGGATGGCGGGGATGTAAGATTTAACGGAGAGCGTGATCTTATTGAAGACCTTGACACACTGCCCTTTCCAGAATATGAAGGCATTGACATGTCTTCATATTCTGATACAATGTGCATCTCCTCGTCCAGAGGGTGTCCTTACGGATGCATTTTCTGTCAATCAAAAAGCATTTTAGGGAGGCATTTCAGGGCAAGAAGCGCCGGCAACCTCCTGAATGAGATTGTTTTCTGGTACGAGAAAGGCATCCGAAACTTTAGTTTTATTGATGATAACTTTACTATGGATAGCAAAAGGGTTGTAGAGCTCTGTGAACTAATCAGAATGAATAATTTAAAACACTTGGACTTGAGCGCCACAGGGGTAAGGGCCGATCGCGTTGATGAAGACTTGTTGAGAAACATGAAGGATGCAGGTTTTACACACCTGTCTTTTGGAGTGGAATCAGCATCCGACAATATTCTGAAGATTCTCAAAAAAAACGAGTCTGTCAAGGAAATTGAAAGGAGTGTGTCGCTTGCCAACAAATTGGGTTTCTTTGTGAGACTTTATTTTGTTGTCGGCAGTCCCTACGAAACTATTGAGGATGTGAAAAAATCGATTGAATTTGCTGAAAAATATGGAACAGGTGGTTGTAATTTTGGCAGTCTCATGCCGCTCCCCGATACGAAACTAATGGAGTGGGTTAAAGAAAATGGCAATTTGTTGATGGATCCCGAATATTATTTGAATGAATTTGCTGAATTTGAACGTATACCCTATTATAATGGCCCTGGCATGACCCTCGATGAAAAGAGAACTGCCCTTGAAATAACAGAAAAGGTAAGGATAAAACTTGAAAACAGGTACCAAAGAAATTTAAAGATCCAGATAATTAAAAAGCATTTTAAAAGCGACCTCAAAAAATCGGGCATTATAAAAGCTTCAATCATTGCTTTATTGAGAATATCACTGCTGAACAATCATATACATGATTTCTACAATAAAAGTGATCTTCTTAAAAGATACGCCAGGACTTTCGCTCATGAATGA
- a CDS encoding glycosyltransferase, which translates to MNERNTSTKDKYNSKNGLSSQALHEEELNAPPVRNRYVVAHVNQIWFAPSETFIYNYIVGLRAFHSICLSWERDNQNLFPFIENDMYLLGRRRYSPGWVFNSIYKRVRGIDYYLKNILELRKARIIHAHFGPHGVYAIQAKKRLHVPIITSFYGYDLSKRSIIKEWREGYTLLFEEGDLFLVEGPHMKSVLIGLGCKEDKIRIQRIALPLNKIKFVPRKPKKPGDKIMLVFSGRFVEKKGLVNALRALKILSSRTYSNYQFTIIGDGPLRPEIENFLDTNNMRKYVRITGFLPYDRYIEEMQGGDIFVHPSITAADGDSEGGAPTVILEAQAMGMPVVSTFHGDIPNIVVPGKSALLSEEEDYEKLAENIAILLEHQDAWEQMGNTGRRHIESFHDLKTEITALENIYFGLLDRK; encoded by the coding sequence ATGAATGAAAGAAATACATCAACAAAGGATAAGTATAACAGCAAGAATGGTCTTTCATCCCAAGCCCTTCATGAAGAAGAGCTGAATGCACCTCCAGTCCGGAATAGATACGTGGTTGCCCATGTAAACCAAATCTGGTTTGCCCCATCGGAAACATTCATTTATAATTACATTGTCGGACTCCGCGCCTTTCACTCCATTTGCCTGTCATGGGAACGAGACAATCAGAACTTATTTCCTTTTATTGAAAACGATATGTATCTCCTTGGCCGAAGACGTTACTCTCCCGGATGGGTATTTAACAGCATTTATAAAAGAGTTCGGGGAATAGATTACTATTTAAAAAATATTCTTGAGTTGCGTAAAGCAAGAATAATTCATGCCCATTTTGGCCCTCATGGCGTTTATGCCATTCAAGCAAAGAAAAGGTTACATGTTCCCATAATTACAAGTTTTTACGGATATGACCTGTCTAAGAGATCAATTATTAAGGAATGGCGAGAAGGCTATACCCTGCTTTTTGAGGAAGGCGATCTTTTTCTTGTTGAAGGACCGCATATGAAATCGGTACTTATAGGTCTTGGATGTAAAGAAGATAAAATCCGAATTCAGAGAATTGCTTTACCTCTCAATAAGATTAAATTCGTTCCACGAAAACCAAAGAAACCAGGAGATAAGATAATGCTCGTTTTCAGTGGAAGATTTGTTGAAAAGAAGGGGCTCGTCAACGCGCTGCGAGCTCTGAAGATACTAAGTAGCAGGACATACAGTAATTATCAGTTTACAATTATTGGGGATGGACCCTTGAGGCCGGAAATTGAGAACTTCCTCGACACAAACAATATGAGGAAATATGTAAGAATAACAGGCTTCTTGCCTTACGATAGATACATTGAAGAGATGCAAGGAGGCGATATCTTTGTCCATCCGAGCATCACAGCAGCAGATGGCGACTCAGAAGGCGGTGCCCCGACGGTAATTCTGGAGGCCCAGGCAATGGGCATGCCTGTTGTCTCTACTTTTCACGGAGATATCCCGAATATCGTTGTGCCTGGCAAAAGCGCCCTTTTATCGGAAGAAGAAGATTATGAGAAACTGGCTGAAAATATTGCCATCCTTTTGGAGCACCAGGATGCCTGGGAACAAATGGGCAATACAGGGAGGAGACACATCGAGTCGTTTCATGATTTAAAAACTGAGATAACAGCCCTGGAAAACATATACTTTGGATTATTAGATAGAAAATAA
- a CDS encoding class I SAM-dependent methyltransferase: MTYKETAKAILKTAIRHTSFNPVHMGDYIRNLYFMKTIQKLPFNRFAYVLDAGCGDGHHALNMAKRFPSVRVTGLDVSAPTKAEIFPPNLFFASQNLLELFDYQQYDFIYSIDVLEHIPNNIIVMKNFYQALKRSGYLYLHMPDKSVEKRIFPERLFYDFDKWEKEEHIGERYILEEIEKQLKELGFEMMESGHTFGLLGQFVWEVDRITDDKMILKIILMPFLKTMAQVAVRLKAKEGDIFCLLKKP; this comes from the coding sequence ATGACATACAAAGAAACTGCAAAGGCAATATTAAAAACAGCCATAAGACATACTTCCTTCAATCCTGTACATATGGGCGATTATATAAGAAACCTCTATTTCATGAAAACAATTCAGAAACTTCCCTTCAATAGATTTGCTTACGTCCTTGACGCTGGCTGCGGAGACGGACATCACGCCTTAAATATGGCAAAGAGATTTCCCTCTGTTCGTGTGACAGGATTAGATGTCTCTGCACCTACCAAAGCAGAGATATTCCCACCAAATCTTTTCTTTGCATCGCAGAATTTACTTGAACTTTTTGATTACCAACAATACGATTTTATCTACTCTATTGATGTCCTAGAACATATCCCGAACAACATTATTGTTATGAAAAACTTTTATCAGGCGCTCAAGAGGAGTGGTTACCTCTATCTTCATATGCCTGATAAATCGGTTGAAAAACGGATATTCCCCGAAAGATTATTCTACGACTTTGACAAGTGGGAAAAAGAGGAGCATATTGGCGAGAGATATATCCTTGAAGAAATAGAAAAACAACTTAAGGAACTTGGTTTTGAAATGATGGAGTCGGGTCATACCTTCGGTCTTTTAGGGCAGTTTGTTTGGGAAGTAGATAGAATAACAGATGATAAGATGATTCTTAAGATTATTTTAATGCCCTTTTTAAAGACCATGGCACAGGTTGCCGTAAGGCTCAAGGCAAAGGAAGGAGATATTTTTTGTTTGTTAAAAAAACCTTAA